From the Brassica napus cultivar Da-Ae chromosome A8, Da-Ae, whole genome shotgun sequence genome, one window contains:
- the LOC106358778 gene encoding ATP-dependent DNA helicase PIF1-like: MSDDILRKRQRLLGHSNLELDDETLEQYTLIEVEKLLRKHDRSISDIKDMPKIKPVLLKELGNSLWTQELDYDVAEETLRHDTQFTLLNADQHAIYDSVLDSVDKKSGKLFFVNGAGGTGKTFLYQTIISRLRSKKQIVLPVASSGIAALLLPNGRTAHSRCNIPLKLSEDKLCNIKPGTMLAELIEKTDLIIWDKAPMTHKHAFEALDKTLKDIMSRKNPPAKEMTFGGKTILLGGDFRQILPVIPQGSRADTVLASISHSYLWDSCIKFTLKVNMRVNQDEKEFSEWLLKVGEGQSQSSEEDEDDGYHEQMITVDDSLVHQTTDCCVVVEVWKKKGSFQLIRDQFQAFLNLVSRLESRFTEYLLLTTHSCVQVTIRREILFSFGLEGTA; encoded by the exons ATGAGTGATGACATACTTCGCAAGAGGCAAAGACTCTTGGGTCACTCAAATCTAGAACTGGACGATGAGACCCTTGAGCAATACACTTTAATTGAAGTGGAAAAGTTGCTGCGGAAGCATGACCGCTCAATAAGTGATATTAAAGATATGCCTAAGATCAAACCTGTTTTGCTAAAGGAATTGGGTAACAGTTTGTGGACCCAAGAATTGGATTATGATGTCGCAGAGGAAACATTAAGACATGACACACAGTTTACCCTTCTTAATGCTGATCAACATGCGATTTATGATTCAGTTTTAGACTCCGTTGATAAAAAGTCTGGAAAACTATTCTTTGTTAATGGCGCAGGTGGTACGGGAAAAACATTCCTATACCAAACCATTATATCCAGACTTCGTTCAAAAAAACAAATCGTCCTACCGGTTGCTTCTTCAGGGATAGCCGCATTGCTCTTACCTAACGGAAGAACAGCTCATTCCCGCTGCAATATTCCTTTGAAGCTTTCTGAAGATAAGTTATGCAACATCAAACCAGGAACAATGCTAGCTGAGTTAATTGAGAAAACGGACCTCATAATTTGGGATAAGGCGCCTATGACTCATAAGCATGCTTTTGAAGCACTAGATAAGACTTTGAAGGATATAATGTCGAGGAAAAATCCTCCCGCAAAGGAAATGACTTTTGGTGGAAAGACAATTTTGTTGGGTGGTGATTTTAGACAGATTTTACCAGTAATTCCTCAAGGTAGTAGAGCTGATACTGTCTTAGCTTCAATAAGTCATTCCTATCTGTGGGATAGCTGCATCAAGTTTACTTTAAAAGTAAACATGCGAGTCAATCAGGACGAAAAAGAGTTCTCAGAGTGGCTTCTCAAGGTCGGAGAAGGTCAATCACAATCatcagaagaagatgaggatgatggTTACCATGAGCAAATGATAACTGTTGACGACTCATTGGTTCACCAGACTACGGATT GCTGTGTTGTTGTTGAAGTGTGGAAGAAGAAAG GATCGTTTCAGCTCATTCGAGATCAGTTTCAGGCCTTTTTAAATTTGGTTTCAAGACTTGAATCAAG ATTCACTGAGTATTTGTTACTCACGACTCATTCGTGTGTGCAGGTAACCATTAGGCGGGAGATACTTTTCTCTTTTGGACTAGAAGGAACGGCGTAA
- the LOC125577299 gene encoding endoglucanase 9-like: MGYTWREAYCSYSGYKDELMWGAAWLLKATDDSNYKNFIQSLGGGDHPDIFNWDNKYAGAYVLLSQQALVNNDNTFDQYKQEAESFICKILPNTPSSSTSYTPGGLMYNYNLPQSNLQHVMAITFLLTTYAKYMKVTQHTFN, from the exons ATGGGATATACTTGGCGGGAAGCTTACTGCTCGTACTCTGGTTACAAG GACGAGCTAATGTGGGGTGCGGCCTGGCTGCTGAAAGCAACCGATGACTCGAATTACAAAAACTTCATACAATCTCTAGGAGGTGGAGATCATCCTGACATCTTCAACTGGGACAACAAATATGCTGGCGCTTATGTTCTTCTTTCACAG CAAGCATTAGTTAACAATGACAACACCTTTGATCAATACAAGCAAGAAGCTGAGAGCTTCATATGCAAGATCCTCCCAAATACTCCCTCTTCGTCTACCAGTTACACTCCAG GAGGCTTGATGTACAACTACAACTTACCTCAGAGCAACCTTCAACACGTAATGGCCATAACATTCTTGCTCACAACCTACGCCAAGTACATGAAAGTCACACAACACACGTTCAACTGA
- the LOC106359572 gene encoding uncharacterized protein LOC106359572: MPPRQARRGGAYLPIPISSSPDSSPPSTPAPLPTPSFEVTPSGSSFESDPSEDSHEYIPLQTPMPMSPDPYYTDIEVDVVHDHPADHPAAHAAAAEDVPNVHAEAPPAAQPAPAPAPTDPAIVALLELMAEMVNLQHQTLNAQRAQPAPVPTTSHPDFLKIVMLMKNLGTRHYRGGTDPFEADAWLQNLEGNFQATRCQDEFKKDVAVYYLEKDALSWWLCVDRYLGNVTTTWSDFRQAFQRKYFPPEARDCLEAQFMALVQGDNSVRRYESEFTRLRRYVHYGQEDDPMIIRKFLRGLSPYIRSRLEAVEFGRLSDLVERAVNVEEAIIAERASSSHSAEIRRQATQSQRPSPSMMDRGHRGRAVRGGRSGGHRQRTQTCFGCGQRGHIARDCPNGGQYRPAVPPSVTCFTCGERGHYATSCPHTHPTSSDAPRAPQAGSSRSPLPFPIPPAKRQAISGRAYALELPGPPGPPKGPITGNH, translated from the coding sequence ATGCCACCGAGACAGGCCAGACGTGGTGGAGCTTATCTACCGATACCTATTTCCTCATCTCCAGACTCTTCACCGCCATCTACTCCGGCACCACTTCCGACCCCTAGCTTTGAGGTTACACCTTCGGGCTCTAGCTTTGAGTCTGATCCATCTGAGGATTCACATGAGTATATTCCACTTCAAACGCCGATGCCTATGTCACCAGATCCGTATTACACAGATATAGAGGTCGATGTTGTTCATGATCATCCTGCCGATCATCCTGCCGCTCATGCTGCTGCTGCAGAAGATGTTCCAAATGTTCATGCTGAAGCACCACCAGCAGCACAACCTGCGCCAGCACCAGCGCCAACTGATCCAGCGATAGTGGCACTTCTAGAATTGATGGCGGAGATGGTAAACTTACAACATCAAACTCTTAATGCACAGCGTGCGCAGCCAGCTCCGGTACCTACCACGTCACATCCTGACTTTTTGAAGATTGTTATGCTCATGAAGAACTTGGGTACTAGACACTACCGAGGAGGGACTGATCCGTTCGAGGCTGATGCATGGTTACAGAACCTTGAGGGAAACTTTCAGGCGACTCGCTGTCAGGATGAGTTCAAGAAAGATGTGGCTGTGTACTACTTGGAGAAGGATGCATTGAGCTGGTGGTTGTGTGTAGACCGCTACCTTGGTAATGTGACAACTACTTGGTCAGACTTTCGTCAAGCATTTCAGCGGAAGTATTTTCCACCAGAGGCTAGAGATTGTCTTGAGGCTCAGTTCATGGCGTTGGTACAGGGAGATAATTCTGTTAGGAGGTACGAATCAGAGTTCACCCGCCTCAGGCGTTATGTTCACTACGGTCAGGAAGACGATCCTATGATTATCAGGAAGTTCCTTCGAGGACTTAGTCCATACATTAGGAGCCGTCTTGAAGCTGTTGAGTTTGGTAGACTTTCTGACTTGGTGGAGCGAGCAGTGAATGTAGAAGAAGCTATCATCGCGGAACGCGCATCGTCGAGTCATTCCGCAGAAATACGACGCCAGGCTACTCAGAGTCAGCGACCGTCTCCGTCCATGATGGATCGAGGTCATAGAGGCAGAGCAGTTCGTGGAGGACGTTCAGGAGGACATCGTCAGAGAACTCAGACTTGCTTTGGTTGTGGCCAGAGGGGCCATATAGCTAGAGATTGTCCGAATGGAGGACAATACAGGCCAGCGGTACCACCCAGTGTTACTTGCTTCACGTGTGGAGAGCGAGGACATTACGCAACATCTTGTCCTCATACTCACCCTACATCTTCAGATGCACCACGAGCTCCACAGGCTGGATCATCTCGTTCCCCTTTACCCTTTCCCATACCACCAGCGAAGCGTCAGGCCATTTCTGGTAGGGCCTATGCCTTAGAGTTACCTGGACCACCGGGACCACCGAAGGGTCCTATCACAG
- the LOC106359570 gene encoding uncharacterized protein LOC106359570, producing the protein MPPLALSKFSQILIPMKPTRNSSSSTERPSSKKTAVSAASAEPNGKSAIRNSPSFTEPASSQKIVVSSVSAKRNGKSIASSATVMKPSAHASVATANPMNPVASSGLSSAHGEQVMLFRDVSLGPHEAEMRFRLIHLWEARNPNTKVLIGQEILLIDEEGTVIQGFVPAGRVGTFELSAGSVYKLTNFFGSRSKYQYRVADHSATVSFSWNSSLSVLENPPFFFLVDRFRFHSYDEFRANCDSKGDLYDFVGHMKLVSGQTITDHIVLDEADISEKRHLCVHVQSLDGPVLKLYLWDQAASEFCQKFKSYGGTPSVLLVTTVNPKHLGGTLAITSMSSSRVFMDSDVQPTKDYLEWLSSNAEIANRVAAEVVTKPEAVTLEELFAYIKQETSKVAWFECTATIDDVVRGSPWYYISCGGCNSKAFKGPTSLICNNKKCVKNEVTGVPQYLTKISVYDKSEQAAFVILGDAGKELSGKHAAELVATYYESNEGVGADHCVPIPQALLDTIGQTRKFIVKVSDHNLSGKTQTITVTKILPLATTVPATSEEPGASSGLGNSTGDRARKAAEMLESSEAKRCKSG; encoded by the exons ATGCCTCCATTAGCGTTATCAAAATTCTCTCAAATACTCATCCCGATGAAGCCTACCCGTAACTCTTCGTCCTCCACCGAACGTCCGTCCAGCAAGAAGACCGCCGTCTCTGCTGCGTCCGCTGAGCCAAACGGAAAGTCTGCGATCCGTAACTCTCCGTCCTTCACCGAGCCCGCGTCTAGCCAGAAGATCGTCGTCTCCTCTGTGTCTGCTAAGCGAAACGGGAAGTCTATTGCTTCCTCTGCGACTGTGATGAAACCTAGCGCGCATGCGTCTGTTGCAACCGCCAACCCGATGAACCCTGTAGCTTCCAGCGGTCTCTCATCCGCTCATGGTGAACAAGTGATGTTGTTCAGGGATGTTTCACTGGGGCCACACGAAGCCGAGATGAGGTTCCGATTGATTCACCTCTGGGAGGCTCGAAATCCAAATACCAAAGTTCTCATTGGTCAAGAGATTCTCCTTATCGACGAAGAg GGAACTGTTATTCAGGGTTTTGTTCCGGCTGGTCGTGTAGGAACATTTGAACTCTCAGCTGGTTCCGTCTATAAGTTGACCAACTTTTTCGGATCCAGAAGCAAATATCAGTATCGGGTTGCTGATCATAGCGCCACCGTCTCATTCTCTTGGAATTCTTCTTTGTCGGTTCTTGAGAATCCTCCGTTTTTCTTTCTAGTAGATCGGTTCAGGTTCCACAGCTACGATGAGTTTAGGGCCAACTGTGACTCCAAGGGTGATCTCTATG ACTTTGTTGGCCATATGAAGCTGGTGAGTGGGCAAACTATCACTGACCACATTGTTCTTGACGAAGCTGATATATCAGAGAAGCGGCATCTGTGTGTTCATGTTCAGTCACTTGA CGGACCAGTGTTGAAGCTCTATCTATGGGACCAAGCTGCATCCGAGTTCTGCCAGAAATTCAAATCTTATGGAGGGACTCCAAGCGTTCTTCTGGTCACCACAGTGAACCCTAAGCATCTTGGAG GAACCCTTGCTATCACTTCTATGTCTTCATCTCGAGTGTTCATGGATTCCGACGTGCAGCCTACCAAGGACTATCTCGAATG GTTGAGTTCTAATGCAGAAATTGCCAATAGGGTTGCTGCTGAGGTTGTCACTAAGCCTGAGGCAGTGACTCTTGAGGAGCTATTCGCCTACATCAAGCAAGAAACTTCAAAg GTCGCTTGGTTTGAATGCACTGCGACTATAGATGATGTTGTCCGTGGTTCTCCTTGGTATTACATTTCTTGCGGTGGATGTAATAGCAAGGCTTTCAAAGGTCCTACCTCTCTGATTTGCAACAATAAGAAATGTGTAAAGAATGAGGTCACAGGCGTTCCTCA GTACCTCACAAAGATATCAGTTTATGATAAGAGTGAGCAAGCAGCTTTTGTTATTCTTGGCGATGCTGGGAAGGAGTTGAGTGGAAAACATGCTGCAGAATTGGTTGCTACTTATTATGAG TCTAATGAAGGAGTTGGAGCTGATCATTGTGTGCCGATCCCGCAAGCTTTACTTGACACGATAGGGCAGACTCGCAAATTCATCGTCAAAGTCTCGGATCACAATTTGTCAGGCAAGACTCAGACCATAACTGTTACCAAGATTCTCCCACTAGCAACTACTGTTCCAGCAACATCCGAGGAACCTGGTGCTTCCAGTGGTCTAGGAAACTCTACGGGTGATAGGGCTAGAAAAGCAGCTGAGATGCTCGAGTCAAGTGAGGCCAAGCGGTGCAAGAGTGGCTGA
- the LOC106358776 gene encoding uncharacterized protein LOC106358776 — protein MGQTSAEGNLDEATLQCLIEMIDENNCLAKVFRRARDYYESVGKEFRIKLLPDKGKGREYDLPVADEVAGLIVGDMLSTIGVRDIVVQFQSDTLQQIRDDHPLYMSLQYPLLFPYGEYGFHPEIPLHLETGTSRTRQFLTIRQFYAAQIQIRLKQGLTLIKGDRLLHQYIVDIYTAIEEDRLRWARNNQDILRAELYNNVLDAVCKGDTDAKIIGQRFILPPSFTGGPRYLVEKYHDAMAICREYGNPDLFITMTANPNWKEIKEHLAKYGGESPNDRPDIECRVFKMKLDQLLKDFKKGTYFKPYTAALHRIEFQKRGLPHAHILLWFGNSSRTPSAEEVDEIISAELPNKEEDPEGYNLVTKHMIHGPCGLINPKSPCMENNVCTKKFPRAYNNNTLIDKSGYVLYRRRQNENASALKDGTIVNNNFVVPHNINLLKKYKAHINVEWCNRTSAVKYLFKYITKGIDRASAVIEQGNTGALSTGASGEPKERVIKQRNEIQEFIDARYLSACEGMWRTFAFHIHKRKPSVEKLIIHLEGEHNITVKETDNLGRVVRKPGIEKTMFTEWMVLCRRSAFARTLTYVQIPQYFVWNNSSKVWTERKKGKAIGRIVAVHPSSGDRYYLRILINKIKGPRSYDELKTFNDVKYPDFKSVCYA, from the coding sequence ATGGGGCAAACCTCAGCAGAAGGTAATCTCGATGAGGCAACCTTGCAATGCCTCATCGAGATGATTGACGAGAATAACTGTTTGGCTAAGGTTTTTCGACGGGCACGTGACTATTACGAAAGCGTCGgcaaagagtttaggattaaGTTGCTACCAGATAAAGGAAAAGGGAGAGAATACGATCTTCCGGTTGCAGACGAGGTCGCAGGCCTTATTGTAGGGGATATGTTGTCAACAATCGGAGTACGAGATATAGTGGTCCAATTCCAATCTGACACTTTGCAGCAGATACGTGATGATCACCCTCTATATATGAGCCTACAATATCCTCTTTTGTTTCCATATGGTGAGTATGGTTTCCACCCCGAGATCCCATTACATCTTGAGACAGGCACTTCAAGAACAAGGCAATTCCTGACCATCCGCCAGTTCTATGCTGCTCAAATACAGATCCGTCTTAAGCAAGGGCTGACATTGATTAAGGGCGATCGTCTACTCCATCAGTATATTGTTGATATTTATACAGCAATTGAGGAAGATCGACTAAGGTGGGCAAGGAATAATCAAGATATTCTGAGAGCTGAGCTTTACAATAATGTACTCGACGCTGTTTGCAAGGGTGATACAGATGCTAAAATTATTGGTCAGAGGTTCATACTGCCACCAAGTTTCACCGGGGGACCCAGATACTTAGTTGAGAAATACCATGATGCAATGGCTATTTGCAGAGAATATGGGAATCCAGATTTGTTTATTACGATGACGGCCAATCCGAACTGGAAAGAGATTAAAGAGCATCTTGCGAAATACGGTGGAGAATCTCCCAACGATAGACCAGACATCGAATGTCGGGTCTTTAAGATGAAGTTGGACCAGCTACTCAAGGATTTCAAAAAAGGTACTTACTTCAAGCCATACACAGCTGCTCTACACAGGATAGAGTTTCAGAAAAGAGGACTCCCTCATGCACATATACTATTGTGGTTTGGAAACTCTTCCAGAACACCAAGTGCAGAGGAAGTAGATGAGATTATCTCAGCTGAGCTTcccaacaaggaagaagacccAGAAGGTTACAATTTAGTAACAAAACACATGATTCATGGTCCATGTGGTCTTATTAATCCAAAGTCACCATGTATGGAGAATAATGTGTGCACGAAAAAGTTTCCTCGGGCGTATAATAACAATACTTTGATTGACAAATCAGGGTATGTATTGTATCGTCGGCGCCAGAACGAAAATGCATCTGCATTAAAAGATGGAACAATCGTAAACAACAATTTTGTTGTACCTCATAACATTAACCTCTTGAAGAAGTACAAAGCACATATTAATGTTGAATGGTGTAATCGGACAAGTGCCGTGAAGTACTTATTCAAGTACATAACCAAGGGTATTGACAGAGCTTCTGCAGTTATTGAACAGGGAAATACGGGAGCTTTATCCACAGGGGCCTCTGGTGAACCAAAGGAAAGAGTTATCAAGCAACGGAATGAGATCCAAGAATTCATCGATGCACGATACTTATCCGCTTGTGAAGGTATGTGGCGGACGTTTGCATTCCACATACACAAAAGGAAGCCATCAGTTGAGAAGCTTATCATCCACTTAGAAGGTGAACATAACATCACTGTTAAGGAAACTGATAACCTCGGGCGTGTAGTCCGCAAGCCAGGTATCGAGAAGACGATGTTCACTGAATGGATGGTCCTATGCAGAAGATCAGCATTTGCACGGACATTAACTTATGTGCAAATTCCGCAATATTTCGTGTGGAACAACAGTAGCAAAGTCTGGACTGAACGTAAGAAAGGAAAAGCAATTGGGAGAATCGTAGCTGTCCACCCATCGTCAGGCGATCGTTACTACCTAAGGATTCTCATAAATAAGATTAAGGGTCCTCGAAGTTATGACGAGCTCAAAACGTTTAACGATGTTAAATACCCAGATTTTAAATCGGTTTGCTACGCATGA